Genomic window (Neurospora crassa OR74A linkage group VI, whole genome shotgun sequence):
CGGTTCGACGTTGTTTGTTGATATTGATTAGGTCGTCGTCCGTTGTTGCCGGATGGTGTCGGAAAGGCATGGGTACCATTACTGCTACCGGGGCGCGGACAGGTTGAATTGGACCTGCGTGGTGCGGAGGACATGGCTGTAGATAATTGCTTATATGATTGATATACTTTTGCCTGCTTCAAAATCCAGTATATGATGGAGGTGGTTCGACAGCTTCTCGGTTTTGAGGGTTTTTCAACATCATTCGGCCAGTTTATGTGAGAGCAGAATTTGACATTTGACTGAGTCGTAACGTCGTTGCCGTCTCAAGAACGGACATGAGTCGATAGTGACGAAGCGGAACTCGAAGTGTTTCAAAATGCCGAGCTCGGCCTAGAAACGTACGACAACCGAAAGATCAGCTTCCCAGCAACCCGAATACCTAccattataatatccctcAGTATCAGATGGTTTTCGGGCGTTTGAACAACATCTCAAACGAGTGTCATTTGATGAAGTCGGGATGCCATATCCAAACGTCTAGCTTTGCCAACCCAACACCGACCCCATACTGCCCCTGATAGAGCTTCGCAAGCCTCGCTACCAGCATGAAGATCTCATTATATAACCCACGGCTTTCATAGAATTATAGCCATTGGCAGTGTGCACTTTGGCTTGGTGTTATCACGACACTCATGACCTTCTGCAGCAGTCGTGAGTTTGTTGATGGCAGCAGACTAGATAGCGACGGACTATACTGGCTGTGCCTGgaagtaggtaaataatacCCTTCCGTGGTAAACAATGTTGAACAGACACAAAGGGATATCATGCTGAGGACGAAAACATGAACAGGCGGTTTGAATATCCATGGAACTGACGATTTGATACGCGGCAGGCAGTGAGGTGACCTTCTCGGTTTGACACTACCTATCTTATCTTATCAGTACTGCCCGTGCGCGTCAGCTGCGTCGGGCTGTTAAGGACGAAGCACTGATGCTAACTTTGAAGCTGGAAACTGTGCCGATGCACTAACACGGTTACATTATTGGGTCCACAAATCTCTAGGGCAGGCATCTCCTTCTGAAAGCCAAGCGAGCTTCAGGTGAGTCTCGACCCCCCGAAGAATCGGCAGGTGCTGGGAATTGGCCGGTCGATAGCTTCTACCGCCGAAGTGAAGTCATTGTGCTCCCGATGAGGTGTCAGTGGcagtatcatcatcatcagcatcataACTCAGGCAATGAGCAGTTCACATCCATTCATTGTAAGAATACAACTCCTTGCTCTTTGGCTTGTAATATCTCAGCTTAATAATCATTGAGAAATCGATGGCACTCGTTTGAGCAACCAGAGCGGAATGCAGCCGGCACAAATATCGCAACGACAAGTACTATGTAAGTACtggtgtagtgtaagtaTACCGCGTAGCGTTGACACTACACAAAGCGGCGGAAGTACTGTACATACAACCACAACTTCGACTTCATTGTCAGTCGTCATCCATCGGGCAACGTGCTAACATTATTTCGGGCGCGATAGAAGACCCTTAAGAAACGGATCTGCAGGTTCTGAGACATCACATGAACATTGCAACCATTCACGCTTTTGGACATCAACCATCTCTATCGTCATCGCCTTACATACTGTACAtcctatgtacactacactgtAACGGTAGTGTACGATGAGGGTATTTCGCCGCGTGGGCTGGGCGGTCGGAGTGCCAAGCAGGTGGCCCAGAACGCCGCCGCACAAAAGACGCAGCCACCACGGCAGCGAACACCCGCCTCCACTCTTGATGCAGCCGCTACGGCACAAATATCGCAAACCCGTGCGGGCGGACGTCCCCGATAGGCTCGGATCGTCGCTaacatgccatgccatgccatgccatgccgtGTCGTGGAATGGAAGGTAACAGACAGTCACAGTCACAGTTCCGAACGGTGCGTAgcagtgtagtgtacgtgACAGCAGGAACAAGGTACCGTACGTAGGCATCATTCAGGGTATATAAAGCCACGGGACCCTGACTCCTTCTCAAATTCCTTTACTTGTCATCAACCGACGAACTAAATCATCACTGCATTGAAACACTCACACAAAGACAACATCAGTCTTTCGTCAACCtacacaaccacaacaacaactcaatTCCTCTCAAAAGAACAACCACTTCTATCAAAATGGGTGACTGCGGCTGCTCCGGCGCTTCTTCCTGCAACTGCGGCTCTGGCTGTAAGTTTTTTTtactcccccctcccccgtcGCCTGTCCGATCCCATCTTCAACTACTGGTACTGGCATGGTACTAACCTTTGAAACTTTCTAGGCTCTTGCTCCAACTGCGGCAGCAAGTAAATTTACCTCTCCGCACTGCTCAATGCATCCACGTACCCGAGCGACCATGAGCTTTCTTTGAATCACTAGTCGCAGCGACAGCGCGTAAGGTTGGGAGACCTTTGGCTGCCTGACATAACCGACCGGCATACCAACCAACGTACTTGCTTGATGGAATCTTTTCGCCTGGAGCAATGGAACGGCGACGACAAAGAGTGGTCTCTCTCTTGCTTTAGGGAAACAACGGCAGCTTTGGGTTTCGGAGTTTCCGGGGGGTTTTGTTCCTATTTCGCCATGACGCCCATTGGCACTTTCCCCCTTTGGAGAGATATGGATTAGATGAAAACAAAACAAGTCTTTTCCCTCCTTCACAGATAATATTACTCTTGAGATTATGTTTTGATTTGACTGTGATGACAACGCCCGAACTCAATGCTTATGATCCACATCCATCCTTCCATTAGATCACCACCTCTATCCTTTCcaacatcctcctctccaccacctccccaaaCCCACTCcccatcatcttcaccaccacctgaaCATCAGGCGGCTCCGGCACCTCTTTTTCCACCAACCTCGTCAGCGCCGCCGAGTCCCATGCAGCCCCATTTCCGTTCCCATCCGTATTACTACCAGCCACCACGGCGCTGCTGCCCACCGTCGTCTTCGCCTGCGCAATCACCCCCTTGACGTCCTTGCCGCGCCGCACCTGGCCGCCTGTGGGGACTTGGGGAGTAATGAGCGTCTCGTCCATCAGGCTCTGCCACCGCGAGAGGAACATGCCGGGGCCACACATGCTTGCTtttttgttgctgttgacgttgttgctgttgctgtttcGCCTGCTGGGGGCTCGAGAACCAAAGGGGGAGCTGGCGGATAGGGAGAATTTGTCTCTCAGAGAAgagcttgttgttgttgttgctgttgcggcTTCTGATAAGGAAGAAATTGTGGGGGCGGTGAGGGTCATGTCGTTGAGGATGTGTTGCATTCGCTTGAGGGAGAGGTCttcgagggaggagaggtagGCCGCGTGGGCGTCTGCTGCTGCGAGGACGTCGGGTTTTACTTGGGTAGGGAGGGCGGTGAAAAGCGACTGGATATCGGCGCTTAGACTTCCGGCTGCTCCCTTGCGGAGCTTGGTGTCGATTGCTTGGCTGCTACTGTCGCTTGAGGGAATGGCTGATGGTAGTGGTTGCTGCTCGGGCTGCTGACGGAACTGCGCCAGCGTCTTCTTGCAATACTCGAGGAATTCCCCCTTGATATCAGGGCAATTCTTGGCCACCTGGTGGAAAAAGTTGTAGGCCGATTGTTTATGTCTCCTAATCAAGCCGACGTAGTCCTCTATGGAAGGAGCGCGGGTCTCGATCGTCGTTTCTGTTGTTAATGTGCTGGAGATCGCCACAGGAGAATCCTTCGCCTTGCTTGTTTCGATAAGGTCGGTTAGGAAGCTTTCTGCTGCAGAGACGTGTTCGCGAAGGTCAATATTCTGGTGAACAGCTCGTATCATGGGCTCGAAACTACCGATAAAGTCCCGTACGGCCTGGGTGAAGAGATCTGGGTTTTGCTTGCACAGAATCTTGATGATCTCATCCCGGTCTCGAATTGCAAGCAAGGTTGAGAGGTATTCCAGACATTGCTCGTGCTGTTCCTTGGACAGGGACTCCACAAGCCCACGGCGGGAAtggttgaagatggtggCAATGATGGACTCGGACCGCTTTATGCTGATGTTCCGGATCCTCAAGTGCTCTTCCCTCGACTTGGCGACGTACTTTTTGATGACTGCGATATGGACCTTAGAGGGACCACCCTTGGCCTTTTCTATCCGTTCAGCGGTCTTCCGGAACTCTGCCATGTCCCACGACAAGACCAGTGAAATGATTCTACGCCTATTAGTATTGGACTGCCATCTGCATGAAAACTGTAGGTACTTGCCTCTGTAAGAGATTCATGCCATCATCCGCATTTTGTGTCAGCCCAAGCCAGTTAGTGAGGCCTCCAATACTCATTTTGGCCAGGAGGAGCTTCGTGATCCCATTGATCATGCTGGCTGCATTTCCAATTCGAAAAGTTTGTTTGATGGCCGAATAAGGTACCATCTTGTGTACGCTCGCCACCATCTGTAACAGATAAGACCCTTCGGGGGAGAGGACGAATACATGGTGCATGAACGTCGCAAGGCTGAAAAGGTAGATTAGTTAAAAGGAAACAAAAGGGTGAAATCAAGAGCAGCATCACATACTGAAGGATAATATAGTCCACAGCAGTCTGCACGGCGAGTGAATGGCCTTCGATGTCGGGTTTTTCTGCTATACGATCAAACAACGTTTCAACGAGACTTCCGTAGACGAGTTCGTGCAATACGTCTTCCCAAGCGCGCACAAGGTCTTGTGCTTTCGACCTGTCATAGTGACCGTTTAGGTCCCTGGGTGACCCCTTGGGAAGACCACCGATAAGACCCCGGGAAACAGCTTCGTGAATGACCGAGGCAGCAGTGGCCAGGGTTTTCCTACTACCCAAAGACCCTTTGTCATAGCTCTCGGACAGGTTTGCTTCCCCAAATTTGGTCATAATTCCTTGGAACTCGAGTGGCCAGAAATCAGTTGGAAGATCGCGAACTCCTGGCACCGGAAGGACAATGGCGCGCAGCAGGGTTGCCAGAAGCGGAACCGAAGACTCTTTCTTGATGACGGGCTCGGAGGCACCCTCTATCGAGGACGCAAAGGGATAGCCATATTTGGAAATAGCGTCCGGATTCTTGAAACATTCCACTTCGGAATATGTCCCATAATGTGTGAGAATGTCGAACAAGGCATGTAGTTGAAGCGCGGTAAGGGTGTCTGGAGTGGCTGAGGCTGATGGCGGACAGATACTGGAGCTTTCGCTTCTTGTCATGGTGGAAAGAGCGAAGGTGTTTGGTTTTGTCCTGAATAAGCCTACTATTACGTAGATGGGTAGAGGCAGTATTTAATGGTTGAGGTAGATTCTAGGGTGTGATAGGTTGGAGTCCAAATGATGGTCGAGTTATCTCGTCAAGTCGTTGAAAGTCTGGGCCTCGAACTTTGGATGGGAGTTCGGACGGCGTTGCAAGGATCAGCTGGTCGGCCTTTGCCGTGGGGTATCTCGAGGTTATTAGGTTGCTTTTCTTGGCATAGACGTAGCCGAAAGagtggaaagaaaagaaccaAGAAAGAACGGAATATGAGAAGGTAGCTGAGAACACTTGATGTATACCAGCGGTATCCGGGGAGACGGTGACAAGTGTTGATGATGCTTAGTTCCGACTTTGGAGGGCTTAGGGGAAGTCGGGCTGGGGCTAGTCTTGATCCATTGCCGTGACGTCAGATATTGTACACCGCATCCAGTGGCTCAATATCGCAAGCATTTGTTTATAGTCCCAAGCGCTTGAACCTCAGGCAATGTAAGGAGAACTCATCCCCGATTCAGCCGCTTCACTTCCATGACGATTTCCAAACCTCAAAAGAATTGCACCTGGCGGCAGGCTGAGGTGTCTGGCTCGAGTCCGAGGAAGCTGAACGGACGGCCCTCATGCATGATTGTCACATGCGTTTCTTAGCTTCACATGCAcgtcctctttcttttgaTCTAGGGCGTGGGATGGGGCAGGGGGCATTACTAGATATAACTGTGAACAGATTCAGGATCATCCAAACAGAAAGGGATCAAAGTGCGGTAAGGCCGTCGAACCGTTCAGTCGGACCATTGATGGGACACGCCGCAGGTTCGTAGCAACTGAAAGTAGCCATCTAGTATACCTCTAGGAAGCAAATCCCAGGCGTCTCGGGCCTATAAATCGATGCAGTCCAAGCGTCGGGTCCGGGCCGTGTTGGCATACCCGGTACGTTAGGGACTACGCTTACCTATAAGGTAGAGAGAGAACCCTACCCCTTTCAACTTGGGTACTAGTTTTTGCGTCGGCGATGTATGCCATCCTGCTTGAACGTCTTCTCATGGGTGTTCCTCAGACCGACAGACTTACATACTATCAACCTGCAATTATTGCATCGACTTCCAAGGAACCACCGTGTCGGCGAGACTATCGAAGGACCGGCGTTATCTGAAGTTCAAAGAAGCTGAATTCGGCGATGAGCATCTGGGTGGTGCCACACGCGCGTGTGAATGATATGCCTTCAACAACAAGTTGTCGTCCATTTCAGTGGGATGGATCAAACCTTTGATCGATTTCAAAGAGATATGGTTTGGGCGAGGAGAGGTGGTAGTATCATGTATCGCCGAGGTGGAAGTACACGACAGTGTCAACATGGAACCGTCAAAAACATTGGTCGAACGTTTGTTGTTATTTACTATGCGATTGCTTTTTAGACACATAAATAAAAAGTCCTGAAGTACCTCTACGATGACATTGATGCAGAAAGTCAGTCGCTTTCGCTTTCAGCACGAGGTTGTGCCATGTGAGTCTGGGTTGGATTTAGGTAAAAGTTCCCCGCACCCGTGTCAAGCTCGACGGCGGGCGGCTTGGCAATAACCAGGCAACGGGCAGGCGGTAGGACTGGGCGAGAAAAGGCTTGTGTGGTCGAAGTAGGTCCTGTCCTGGGCAACCAGCTGCTGGAGCACAGCAACAGCCTGCCATTCGCGGCATTCTGTGCTGAGCTGCCCGCCCACGCGCTCAAGGTTCACAACAATTGAACCAACGGACATCAACGGCTACTGGACAGACAATCTCCCGCTTCCCCACCCCTCATCGCCCTCTTAGTTCATCCTTCAAAGTTCCAATCCAATTCCCACACATCATCACGCATTTCCCGCCATCGACACAAAGGCGCCCTCAATAGGTACCCACGCGTAGCTGCTTACAGACGCCGGTTCCGAATTGATGAAGCTACACCTTTGTCCAGCCCCTCGCTCTCCGCCCCTCGTGtttccccctctctcttcacCCAAGGTCGTGTCGGCACCGCCTTGAGAGCTTGCTGCCTACGAGTCGTCCTCTGACCCATCTTTCAGCGAGACAAGTCAAAAGTCTTGGCGGGGCGGCGCGTAGCCGAGTTCAGACATAGCAAGCCATCCACCACCGCGGGCCATTGCGTCGAGTCACCCTGCACCGGGGGTCCAAACCACAGCGCGACCAGTCTGACGATCCCAATTCGAGCACAGCCGAGATCCATATCCTCACACGCACCGAAGCAGATACTGGACAGCCAACCGAGACAATGTCAACCACCGACACAGAGGAATCGCAACTACAGCCAGCACAGCTGCTGGTAGACGCCATGTCCAACGACCGTCGTTTCGGCCTCATCCAAGACCCGGCACTAATATCagaggacgacgacatgcGCAATCCGTCATCACCGGAAACGATACCCTCCACCCAGGTCGCTGACACGCCGGATGAAGTCGATAACGGTCCTTCGGGGTTCAGGTTGCGGGTCAACGAAGAGGGTCCTGTCGATACTATCATTCCCTCGTCTGTGACCCCCCCGCCTTCTTCACAGATGCCCAACGCCGCCGGGACGGGGGCGGCCACCTCGTTAGCTTTTGCAAGCTCACAGCGTTCTGGGTATTTCTCCCCTCCCGCGACAACGGGTATTTTTGGAAGCAAGAGGGAAGCCAATACTGCTCTGGAGTTCAATCCACCCGCGTCGCAAGAGATTGCCGACGCGTCTATTGACAAGCTTCGCAGCATGCTGCAGACGTGCATTGCGGAGAATGCCAAGCTGAAGATGGAGACCGCCCATCACAAATTGCAATACAACTTGCTTAGCCTCCAGGCCGACGAAGATATGAAGCGCGCGGCTGTCGAACACGAGATGACTCGCCGGGAGGTTGAAGCGCTCAGAGTGGCCGAACACACACGACAGGCACGACGCGACCTCGATGCTGCTTCGGAAACCCAGCAGACAAAGTTCATGCAACTGAAGGCCTTGTACGATCAAAgggtggaagaggtggatTTCCTGAACCGAAAACTCAAGGCTGCCAGAAAAATTATAcagcagaaggaggacgaaAACATCAGTCTCTGCGATGAACGGGAACTTCTTTTAAACCGAATTCGTGAGAACCGCCAACACTTCCAGATTCTATGCAGTCCCGGAGGCATGTTCCATGGCGCGACAATAGGGAGGCAGACAGTTGCGGTTACCGCGCCTTCTCAACCGCCACACCACACTCCACCTCGGCCGACACCTCGAACCGTCTATCGGGAAGCTCAGGCTCGCGCCGACAAGGACCACAGCAAAGGCAACTTTACCATGCTTCTTCAAGCTATCGACCAGGAAAATACCAGTACCCCGTCGACACCTCAGGGGTTGTCTCACAACGCTGCCAGGCATACGCGAAATGCTCAGTCCATGTCGTCCCTTCCTACCACCCCAACACAGCGCCTGCGTGGTGAGACAGGCGGACTTCTGCCATCTGTTGATCTGGTGCCACAAACCGAGCCCCCGTACCGTCCCAACCGATATGTGCCTGAGACACCTGTTCGATCTGCGACCCGAGACCGACGCAGGAGCCGGGAAAGCACAATCTCGGCCGAAGATAACGAGGAGCTCGCTCGCCAGGCTCTCCAGTCAGTAGCAGCCGCTTCCTTTGCCTCCCGTAGCTCGCAGCACCAGTTGGGTCCTATGCAACGAAACCCGACcaatgaggaagaagaggaagcctTTGAGAGCCAGGCCAGCCAAGCTGCGACGCAGATGCTTCGTCGTGACCCCCGAGAGAGCTTTGAGGTAGCCAGCTCGGTTGAGCACTCGCGGAACGGcacgccagcgccagcggaTAAGACCGCAAAGCTGCAGGCGAAGCTGTTCGGCGGGCTCAATAAGAGTGGGGTGTCGAGCGGCGAGAAGCGCAAGTTTGCCGGACACGGTGACCCAATAGAAGAGTTCTCACTGCGGGATAGGTTGAGCCCGACGAAGAAGCTGAGGACCGTTGGGGGACTGCGCGATCCGAGCAAGGTTGGACTTGGGATCCAGTACAGCCAAGACGCATAGTGTTGAGATTGTTGGCTCGCTTGCATTACGCCTCAACACCGACGTTTGATATCTTAGTTTTTGCTTTCTGTCGTCCCAATTTTGGCTGATGTTGGATTATCGCTTTGGATTATGAAGAATGTTGGGCCGGTTTGAGAGCATTGTCGGCTTGAAATCGTTATGTATGGTGTATTGCCTCACGGGAATCTCTGCAGAGGAATGATGCATTTGCCAGgtgggaagaaaagggacaTGAGGACAGTCAGCTTCGCCCTACAACATGGTATGAAGAACGGGCTGTTGAATGCAGCAAACGAGAGCATATCCTTCTGTACAGTCAGTCATTGTTGGACGAGGGTGTATTGAGTTTCAagttctcctcctctggGGTCAGAAATCGTTGCTATTTGTTTGCCCCATGTTGTTCTACCCCTGGTTTTCTGTTGATGTCACTGCGTCTTGGCTTTAGCCAACGCTTTGTTCACTCTTATCAGGCCGATACGCAAATTCCTTTCTGTCCACTTCTTGATCACTATGCTTTTCGATGTTGCTATGCGGTAGATTCGTAGTGCACGGGAAACTTCAACAGGAGGCTAAAAGTGGGACTATAGATCTTCCCCCCGGGCTCACTGCTGCCGAGTTACATTGCCGCCGCTGAACCCCCCAAGGTCCCTTTGACCCCACTGCCGGGCGTGTCATCTCCACTGGAGTTCCCCATTTTCCCCATGATTCCTCCATTCCCGACCTTGGAACCCGGCGTGTAAGAGGGCCTCGAGGGTGACAACCTCTCCCACCGTGCTCCGTTCGGTTGTCCAGCGCGACGGGCGGGCAACGGGTCGCTCTCCGATCTCGTCCTTGTTAATCCGGCGGTGTTCGGATGCTCGgttcttcctttccttttatcCTAACAGTTTTCCCGTCGTTCTGTTGTTACtcatcttctcttctctgctTCGAAGTCTTTGCTCGCCAGTCTTTGCATTGTTTCGTGATACCCTCAGTTTTGTCTCATCTACATACCTATACCCGGTAACTAGTGTAGCGTATTAGCTAGCCGTCTTCACCCTTAACAAAGCACAGCACACGAACAGCAACTGAAACGGGTGCGCCTTACCAAGCAAATCACCAACGACAAGTCAACTAAACCCGCCAACCACCAAATCAATCACAATGGGCGTCCTACCAAAAGGCCTCTCCTCCGTCCTAGCCAAAGCGCCCACTGACGTCgtcatcctctcctctctccgcACCCCCATCACCCGCTCCTACAAGGGTCACCTCAAGGATGCCTACCCGGAAGAGCTCCTCTCCGTCGTCCTGCGCGCCACCCTCGACAAAGTTCCTGAGCTCAACCCATCCAAAATCGAAGA
Coding sequences:
- the cmt gene encoding copper metallothionein produces the protein MGDCGCSGASSCNCGSGCSCSNCGSK